The sequence below is a genomic window from Flagellimonas marinaquae.
TGTGGAAAATAATAACTGTCCTCATAATTATAAATAATTTTCTCGTAATGGGTTTTGGCCTTTTCTGGTTCGTTTAAAATATTATCGTAGAGTTCGCCAAGGGCAAAGTGTGCATCGTCTGCCAAAATTCCATCACTGTAAAACTCCACAATTTTTTGATAGTTGAACTTGGCCGCCTCGTAATTTTTTTGGTCCACCAATAACTTGGCTTGTTTCAGAAGGGCTTCATCTTCAATTTTTTCGCCCTTATGATTTTGTAAAATATCTTCAAGTACTTTTATGGCTTCCTTATTTTTATTTTGATAGGCCAATAGATCTGCCCTTGCATATTTTTTTAATGCGGTCTGGGTGGAATCTTCCAACGAATTGTCGGAAATAAGTAAGCTCAATTGCATGGCATCATTGGCAATGAGCTGTGAAGTTGAGCTTCGCAAAACTTTTAGTTGGGTGAGCGCCCAGTCAAAATCACCTTTGTAAAAGCTGGTCTGTGCGACTTTAAATCGGGCATTTTGTCCTAGTACATCATTTTTTACGCTCTTTTGTACTTGGGTAAATAGGATCAAGGCTTCGTTGAATCTTTGGTCGAACACCAATATATCGCCCAATGCCAGTTTCACGTATGCCATAATCATCCGGCCCATTGGAATTTCAAGGCTTTGTTTGAGCATGGCGATGGCTGGTTCGGGATCTTCCTTTTTAAAAGTTAGAAAGTTGGCGTAGGCGATCTGCAGTTGTAACGTGGTACTTTGATTACCGTATTCCTCTACTAGGCTTTGGAATTTCTTTTCTACGTTTTCCAATGTTTTTTTTGTTGGATTTTCCAAAGCGATATCGATTAGGTTGAGTTCCGCATTTAACTTGGTCCTGGGATTTTCCGAGTTGTCCACGATGTACTGGTAAATAGAGGTTGCGGTTTCCAGATCTTTGTCTTCCACAGCAATATCGCCAAGGTTTTCCAATCGATTTATCGATTGCCCTTCGCTACGTTTATATATGGCCTTTTCTTGGCCAAAGGCACTATTGTATTGCTTTTGTTGAACAAAAAGCCAACTCAGGAGCTCGTTCCAAAGAATATCCGGCGTTTTTTGTGCATTTTGCAATAGTACTTTGCGCAATAGCACATTGTTCTCATTCGATGGGTCTTCCGAGATAAAATCATCGATGTTCCTTAATACATTGGAGCGACTGGTGCGTCCTTCCCAGATCAGGTTGAGGTAGGATTGGTACATTTTGGCTATGTTGCCCTGCTCCCCATAAATGCGGGCCAATTGAAAATCGTAATTCAGGTCCGGCTTTAGTTCCATGGCCTTGGTGTATGCTTGAATGGCATAGTCCAATAGGGCATATTTTTGAAAACGATAGCCAACACTATATCCAAAATTGGGATTGTCCTCTATTTTGTTTATTGCCTTGTCGTAATACGTGCTTGCCTTATCGGATTCGTTTTTGAGCGTAAAATTGTATCCCAGTTCAATATAAAAAGTGGGAAAGGCATAACTGTCTTCAATTTTTTTAAGTAAAAATGCCTGCGCTTCATCGTATCGCTCCAATTGTTGGTAGCAGGCTACGAGTCCTTCTGCATAATCGGTACGCCTCGGGTTGGTTTCTACTAATTTTTCGTAAAAAACCACAGCTTTCTCATAATCGCCGTCCTGTAAATATTGTTTGGCCAAGAAATCTTCTTGGGACCATCCACTAACAAAGGATACCATCAAAAGGAGAAATAAAAGACGCTGCAATGACATGTTCATTAGTAATATTCAATAAGAATGTCCTGTTCTTTCGAAACTAGTGGAACCTCATTTCAATTTCAAGATCATGAGATTCCTCGTTGCTTAGCTCTGTTGGAATCACAATCATATTCAAAAAATTACACTTTAGATTGTAGGCCAATGTGGTTTATTTCAAATATAACGCAGAAATGTGGGGGATTCTGTTAAGCGAATCCAAATAATTAGTGCAAAGCCTTAATCGATAATGTCAAATCCACAATACGGGACCAAAACCTCGGGGATTTTTATGCCGTCTTCTGTTTGATAGTTTTCCAAAATACCGGCGAGTACCCTTGGCAATGCCAGGGAGCTTCCGTTCAAGGTGTGGGCCAATTGGCTTTTTCCATTTTCGTCCTTGTAGCGCAGTTTTAATCGATTGGCCTGGAAGGTTTCGAAATTGGATACGGAACTAATCTCCAACCAACGGTCTTGTGCTGTGGAAAATACTTCAAAATCGTAGGTTAAGGCAGAAGTAAAACCTAAATCACCACCGCACAAGCGTAAAATGCGATAAGGGAGTTTAAGTTCTCGAAGAATATTTTTTATGTGTTCCACCATCTCATCCAGCGCTTGGTACGAATTATCGGGGTGCTCCATGCGTACAATCTCCACTTTATCGAATTGGTGCAAACGGTTCAATCCACGGACATGGGCGCCATAACTTCCGGCTTCGCGACGGAAACAAGGGGTGTATCCGGTATATTTTATGGGGAAATCGCTCTCTGCCAAAATATCCCCCCGGTGCAAGTTGGTCACGGGGACTTCTGCCGTTGGAATGAGATAAAGATCGTCTGCCTGTACATGGTACATTTGGCCTTCCTTGTCGGGCAACTGCCCTGTTCCGTAACCGGAATCTTCGTTGACCATGAGCGGAACTTGCATTTCGGTATATCCTGCTTCGGTGTTTTTATCCAAGAAATAGGCAATCAAAGCGCGCTGTAATCGAGCACCCTTTCCCTTGTAGACAGGAAAACCTGCTCCGGTTATCTTAACACCAAGCTCAAAATCTATAATGTTGTACTTTTTTGCCAGTTCCCAATGCGGAAGAGCTCCTTCGGACAGGGTCGGTACATCCCCTTCCTTGAAAACCTCTTCGTTATCCTCATCCGAATTCCCAGCAGGAACAGATTCATGGGGTACGTTGGGAATCAAATACAGTTGCTGCTGAAGTTCTTCTGCAGCAGTGTTTAAGTCGTCCCCTAATTTTTTCGATGCTTCTTTGAGTCCAGCGGTTTTTTCTTTTAGAACATTGGCTTCTTGTGCTTTTCCTGTTTTAAAAAGCATACCGATCTCTTTGGATAGTTTGTTGGATTCGGCCAAGGTCGCATCCAGTTCCGTTTGTATGGAACGCCTTTTTTCATCGAGTTCCAATACCTTCGATAGCATTGGTTCGGCATCGATGTTTCGCTTTTTTAATGCGGTAATAATACTTTCCTTGTTTTCCCGGATGTTCTGTATTTGAAGCATGGCCTTGTTTTGAGCGGCAAATTTAATTTAATCTGAAGAAGTGCCCAACTTTATTCCTTTGGAGATGGCAGAATCCAATCGTTATGGGCAAAATGTTTCCATGGAACGTTGGCCAAATCCACTTTTGGGTCTATAAATTGTTTATAGCTCCCTTGATTCACTCTAGCCTTGTTGTCCACAAACACTTGTATGCTTTCTCCTTTTTTTGCGTATTCCTTTTTAAGGTGTTGGGCAAACTGCCAAATAAAATCGGGATAGCATGTAACCCTGCGACGTTGTTTTTTTGTAAGATACTTATCCAAATCGATTTTTATGGTGTCTTTGGTTTTGGGGTTTACCACTTTGTAGGTTATTCTCCCGCCTCGACTCCGCAGCATCATGCGCCAACTCAATCGGTGACCTTCTTCGGTCCAGAGGACATCATCTTTAAAAAAATGATGCCGAAGCGGCAACGCTATTTGAACTAGAAAATAAATGCCCAGAACCGACAAGATCATGTTTTTGGTTTTTGGTATGATGATTTTGGCTTCCGGGGCAAATGTTTTGGTTTTTAAAAAAATGTTTCGAATAGTCTGTGGTTCAAAAAAGAAGACGGTAAATGCTAAGGACAGGTATGGAAAAATCCCAATTTGAAACACGATACTATTGAACAGATGAAAGAAAATGGAAAGCAGAAACGCAATTTTACGGGTTGGTTTCCAAAGGAGGGCGGGTACGATCAAGAGGTCAAAACTAATACCAAATATGGCAATGATCTTATGAACCCATTTTTGTTGAAGAAGTTCTCCGATGATGTAATAATCTTTTTTGGAGGTCATCAAAACGTCTATCATGCTAAAATCCAACCAATCCGCATATAATTTAGCTACAGATGCATAGGTATAAACAATGAACAGTTGTAGGATTATGACCCATCGGACCCCGTTGTACATGGTCTGTGAACGTAAACCCGGATTCAACTTTGCATCTAAAGATGCATCTCGGTTTGCCGGTAAGAACGCCATAATATAGGCAAGGAGCATCAATAAATAATAATGGTTGTTGTACGATGATTTTTGCATTAGGTACACGCCCGACCAGAGAATTGCGAAGGCCAGCGCACTGAACCGATACTTATAACCTAGGGCGATCAGTAGTCCTAATGTGCCCATTACCGCAAAGTAAATGTACATGCCGTTACCGGGAAGGGGCTGTAACCATTCAAAACCGATAAAGGAGAAAGTAAACCGAGGTTCCACCAAAGTTCGTCTGACCCAGCCCGTTGCTATGGCGCCATAACATTCCGCACTGACCAACAATCCATAAAAAATCCTGAAAACCACAAGTTGTGCATTGTCAATCTTCTTGAAAAGAAATTGGTCAAACATTTACTTGGAGATTAGGTCCAACGAATGATTTTTGTCTTTTTTTAATTGCTCTTTAAGTTCTTCTATGGAGTTGAACTTATGCTCGTCCCTAATGCGGTGCAACAGTTGTACCTGGATTTTTGTATCGTAAAGATTTCCTTCGAACTCAAAAAAATTGACTTCTATACTTTTTCGTGAACCATCTACGGTAGGGTTAAACCCAATGTTCATCATTCCAAAATACGTATTGCCACCAAGGTCGCTTTTTACTACATAGGCCCCATTTTTTGGAATAAGTTTATAGTCTTCCGCGATATGGAGGTTGGCCGTTGGAAAACCAAAATCCCTACCCAATCCTTTGCCTTTTTTTACGGTTCCTGTGAGCATGTAAGCATAGTTGAGGTAACTGTTCGCTGTTTCCACATCACCTTCCATAAGCGCCTTTCTTATTTTTGTGGAACTCACCGATACGTCATCTATCTCTTGTGCAGGTATTTCTTCCACTTCAAAATCGAAAGTACTGCCAAAGGCCATTAAATCTTGAATATTGGCATTCCGGTTGCGTCCAAACCTATGATCATAACCTATAATTATTCTTTTTGATTTAATGTTGTTTACAAGAATATCCCGAACAAAATCTATCGCAGAAAGCCGTGAAAATTGCTTGGTAAAAGGATGAATGATCAAATAATCCAGCCCAAGGGTCTCCAAAATCTGTTTTTTCTCCTCAAGGGTGTTCAATAGTTTAATGTCCACATCTTTTTGAAGAACCATACGTGGATGTGGAAAAAAAGTGAGCACTGTAGATTTTAAACCTGTGTTTTTGGCATTGTTTGTGAGGCGTTCCAGTATCTTTCGGTGTCCCAAGTGTACTCCATCAAAAGTACCAATGGTGACCACCGTTTGATGTGGAACGTTCTTAAAATCAGAAATGTTATGGATTGTTTCCAACGTAATAAAGAAATAAAAAAGGCTTACATTTGAATTTATACTATGCCCTGACCGTGTATGAAAGCTAAATTACATCTTGTTTTCTCAATAACCATATTTTTTAGTTGCTTTTGCATATACGGGCAACAAAGTTATTGGAAAACAATTCCCAAAAAAGCAAGTTTTAAAAGTGTTTCACGGACCGATATTTCTGAAGCAAAACTGGTATTGACCCTTGATAGGGAGGGTTTTGCAAAGCAAGTGTCCCCAAGTTTGAACGCTAAAAGTGGCCAACAGGTGGTCTACCTTCCCAATAATGAAGGAAATGTAATGCCCTTTAAAATTAAGGAAACCTCTGTTCTGCATCCGGATTTAGCAAAAAAGTATCCGAATATCAAATCTTATACCGGCATAAGTCTAGATGGTAGATATAAAGTTAAACTGAGTAATTCGCACAAGGGTGTCCAGTCCATGGTCGTGGATTTGAAAAATAACAAAACTACCTTTGTGGAACCAGTTTCCGACCAAGAGGACACTTATGTCCTATACGATAAAAAAAACGGGCTGTCCTCAAAAATTGGCTTTACCTGCGGAACGGAGAAAGGTATTTTTGGTATGGTCAATAAATCACTGGGACACACTGAAAAAACTATTGTTCCCTTGGTTGATGGTCAGGAGCTTAGAAAATATAGAATAGCGGTATCGGCATCTGGAGAATATACCCAAGAAATGGGTGGTACGGTTGCGGATGCGTTGGCCGGAATAAATGCGACTTTGACCCGGGTAAACGAAGTTTTCGAAACAGATTTAGGGGTAACATTGGAACTGATTGCCAATAACGATCAAATAATTTTCACCAACCCCAATACGGATCCTTATGGGAATTCACTGAATTCTCAGGTACAGTCGACCATAACCTCTACAATCGGAGAAGAAAATTACGATGTAGGTCATCTTTTTCACCAGGTGGGAGAAGGCGAGGATAACGGTAATGCTGGTTTTATTGGTGCCGTATGCGTAGATAACCGAAAGGGTAGTGCCTTTTCGGCGGCCAACGTGCCTCAGGGCGATGTGTTCGATCTGGACTATGTCGCCCATGAGCTTGGACATCAATTTGGAGCAAACCATACATGGTCTTTTGAATCCGAAGGAACAGGTGTACAGGCAGAACCTGGTAGCGGTACATCCATAATGGGGTATGCCGGTATAGTCGGCGTAAACAATGTTGCTGCAAATGGCGATGACTATTTTCATTACAACAGTATTCTTCAGATTTCCACCTATTTGGAGACTACCTCCTGTGCCCAGACCACAGCATTGGTAAATTCGCCCCCTGTACTTACCCCGGTGGGTGACTTTACCATTCCCAAGGGAACGGCATTTGTTTTGGAGGGCGAGGCTACCGATCCGGATCTGGGCGATGCTTTAACTTATACTTGGGAGCAGATCAATGATGGTTTGGTGACCGTGAATTCGTTTGGGCCAACAAACCCCAATGGTGCCAATTTTAGATCAATGCCGCCAACTAGCGACCCCCGCAGATTTTTTCCAAGGCTGTCCGAAGTGGCGCAGGGCAATCTAACACAGACCAATCCTACTATTTCCGATACTTGGGAATCTGTATCCGAAATAGAGAGGACCCTTAGCTTTGCTTTTACTGTTCGAGACAATGCAATCGGGGGTGGACAGGTGGTTTCCGATATTTTGGATGTTCACGTAATTAAAGCAGCAGGGCCGTTTGTAGTTACCTCTCAAGCAAGTCCGCAAACTTATACCGCCGGTTCCGTACAGGAAATTACTTGGGATGTAGCCAATACCGATTTAGCTCCCGTAAATGCAGAGACCGTGGATGTTTTCCTTTCTCTGGACGGGGGGCTTACTTACCCGATCACACTTTTGGAAAACACGCTCAACGATGGATCCGAGGAAGTGCTTCTTCCAGGAAATGTGTCTACAATGGCACGAATAATGATCAAGGCCAGTGACAATGTTTTCTTTGCGGTCAATTCATCCGATTTTACAATTGAGGAATCGGAAGTGGTGCTGAATTTTGAAAAGCTGGAATACGAAGTTTGTCAACCAAACGATATCATCATCCCATTTGTTTATGAGACCTATAATGGATTTAACGAGAATTCTACCTTTTCGGCAGATGTGCCGAGCGGTTTGCTAGCTGGTTTTTCCCCAGTAGCTGCAACAGTCGATGATAGTGCTGTAGATCTGACCTTGTCCAATACCAATGGTGTTGCCCCGGGCGTGTACGATATTACGGTAACGTCTACTTCTGCTTCGGTAACAAAAAGTGTAGTCTTGTCTCTTAAAGTTCAAGATGGTACATTTTCAAATGTAACTTTGCTTGCACCGGCAAATGGTGAAGTTGGTGTTTCTTTGGACGCTGAATTTAGTTGGAAAGACAATCCTTTATATTCCAGTTATGATTTGGAAATTGCAACGGATGCTGGATTTTCTGATATTGTTGAATCTGCCACCGTACCGTTTACCAAATACAAAACAGTGACCAATTTAGAGGCCGAAACACAATACTTCTGGAGAGTTAGGCCAAGTAATGGATGCGCAAGCGGCACATTTGGAACAATATTCGGTTTTACGACCACCCAGGTCGATTGTAAAAACAGGGAGCCGGGTGATTTGCCCATTTCCATTTCTTCCGGTGCTGCAACCACCATTTCTACATCTGTCATATTTTTGGAAGATCTTCCAATATCCGATGTTAACGTAAATTTGGAATTAGATCATACCTATTTGGAGGACCTAATAATCAAACTTATTTCTCCACAAGGAACCGAAGTTACCTTGATTTCAAACACATGTGGGTCGCAAAACAACATCGACGCAGTTTTCGATGATGATGGTGATCCCCTCGAATGTTCGGGAAGCCCGGCCATATCCGGTACAGTGTCCCCTTTGGGTTCTTTGGCTTCCTTAAAAGGGGAATCAATTCTTGGGGAATGGACATTGGAAATATCGGATACAGCTTCGGGTGATGGTGGTACTTTAATAGGTTTTTCGTTGGACGTGTGTATAGAGGGGGCTTATAGACCCGATGAGGATGAAGATGGTGTGTTTGATGATGGTGACGATCTTTGCTTGGGAACACCAAAGGGAGTCGAAGTAGATACCAACGGTTGTGCTATTTATAGATTTGCTGCAGATAACTTCGAAATAGAACTCCAAAGTGAAACATGTAGGGTGAATAATGATGGAACCATTACGGTGACTCCTTTTGATACATCTATCACCTATACGGCACAGTTGGAGGGTGGAGCAGGAGCTGTTTCTGTTGATTTTACCGATGGACAGACCTTCAATAATTTGTCAGCAGGAGAATATACGCTGTGCATAACCGGTACCAACGGCTTGATAGACTACGAAGAAGTTTGCTACAATTTGGTGATTACCCAACCGGATGTTCTAGACATTGATGCGTTGGTTGATTCTGGTATGGTAACGGTGGAATTAAGAGGTTCGGAATTTTATAACGTAGAATTGAACGGTTTGGTCACCCAGACCGAGAATTCTAAAATTCAACTCCCCTTAAAAGATGGAAATAATGTGCTCAGGGTGAGTTCCGATCTACCATGTCAAGGAGTAGTGGAAAAAAATCTATTCTATTCTTCACGGTCCATACTCTCCCCTAATCCGGTAGATGCGGCCACCGAAGTTTATCTTGGCGGGTACGAAGGAGAACTAGATATAAAAATATTTACCGCTAATGGAAGATTGGTCCATATCGAACGTAGAGCGGTTTTCGGCGAAAACCTAGTGTTAGATCTATCATATTTGGCCAAGGGGATGTATTATTTGGGACTGGAAAAAGAAGGAGAGAACGACATGTTTAAATTCATAAAAAGATGATTCGGAATATAATTGGACTTTTTGTTTTGGCTGTATTTGTTTCTTGTGGTGGAGATGATGGTCCGCCACCGGCCCCGCAAGGTGCAGCTCTGGTATTTCCCGAGGAAAATTCCGAATGTACAACAGGGACGGAGGTTAACCAGACATCTACGCAGGTAACTTTTAGGTGGATGGCATCCAGCAATACGGAGCGTTACACTTTAAATGTTGTGAATTTGAATACCAATGTACCTCAAAATTTATCCACCGTTTCTACCTCGGCCAGTCTCACTTTGGCCAAGGGAACACCATACTCTTGGTCGGTTACTTCACAAAACGCTTCGTCGGATCAAGTAGCGACCAGTGAAACGTGGTTGTTTTACAATGCGGGGTCACAGACCACATATGCTCCGTTTCCGGCTCAGTTGGTACATCCGCTTTCAGGTTCCACGGTAATCAAAGATGTTGCCAATGAAGTTCTATTGAAATGGACAGGTGCAGACGTGGACAACGATATAGAATCTTTCGAGGTGTTTTTGTCCACAACAAATCCGCCGACAACTTCTGTGGGCCTTGCCAATGCAACAGATATGGAGCTTTCTGTAAGTGTTGAATCTGGAACCGTCTATTATTGGAAAGTGGTGACAACAGATCTTGAGGGGAATACCTCGGATTCCGGTGTGTTTGACTTTAAAGTCCTCTAGTTTTTTCTATTTACCGTTGAATTGGTTCATGGTGTTTTTGGTTCCTGCGAACACAAAGGAGCGTATTAGATCTATAGACTTTTTTAAACGTTCGGGCATAGCTTTTTGTTGTTCGTCGTTCCAACGCCCCAATACATAGTCTACTTGTTTGCCTTTGCTGAAATCGGCGCCCACTCCAAACCTAAAACGATTATAACCGCTGGTTTGCAACACATTTTGGATATCTTTTAAGCCGTTATGGCCCCCATCGCTGCCCTTGCTTTTTAGTCGCAATGATCCAAATGGCAGGTTTAGGTCGTCTGTAACGATCAATATATTTTCCATTGGTATGTTTTCCTTGTCCATCCAATATTTTACCGCCTTCCCGCTCAAGTTCATATAGGTAGAAGGTTTTAGGCAAACAACACTTTTTCCCTTGTGTTTAAAGGTGGCTACAGCTCCTAGTTTTGCATTCTCAAAAACAAAGTCCTCCTGCTCGGCCAGATAATCAAGAATTTTAAACCCGATATTATGGCGTGTTTCGTCGTAGTCCGGTCCTATATTTCCTAGACCGACAATCAAAAATTTTTTCATGGGGTCGTTAACTTGTAATAGTTTTTTGGGTGGGCCAAAAAGCTTATTGATGAAATTGAGCATCGCTCGTAATTGAATGGCTTAAAAATACAAAAGCATCCCATATTACTAAAGTAAACAGGGATGCTTATGCTAACTAGTGAAAGGGTTACTCTGCAGCTTCAGCTTGTGGAGCGTCTTCAGCAGGAGCTTCTCCTTCTGCACCTTCTTCGTCTTCATCTTCAGAATCATCAACAGATGTTCTAGAGGCTTTGACCTGTACGATAGCGGTACTGTCCGGGTGCAAGAATGTATAGTCATCGTTAAGAATGGTTTCTACTGCAATAGTTTGACCTATTCTTAATTTAGAAATGTCCACGGTGATAAAATCAGGAAGCAATGCGGGCAAAGCTCTGATCGAAAGTTTTCTTTTTCTGAATAGCAATCGTCCACCATTTTTCACACCTGGGGAGTTTCCTTCCAAACGTACGGGAATACTCATGGTAATTGGTTTGTCCTCGAACAATTGGTAGAAATCCACGTGAAGGATTTTATCCGTTACCGGATGAAACTGAATATCCTGCAAAACTGCGTCAAATTTTTGACCGTCCTCCAATTCAATTACTGCGGTGTAGGCATTTGGGGTGTACACCAAGTCTTTGAATGCAAGCTCATCAGCTGAAAAATGCACTGGCTTATCCCCTCCGTACAGTACGCAAGGGACCTTTCCAGCATTACGTAAGGCTTTGGTAGAAACCTTGCCCACGCTTTCTCTTTGGGATCCTTTGATTGTAATTGACTTCATTGTTATATATTAAAATTGATTTATTTACATTAAAAATTTTGAAGATATCGAAGTGTTGTGGTGTACCCGGTGCATTACATCTGCAAACAGGTCGGCACAGGACAATATCTTTATTTTACTTTGGTTGCTATCTACCGGGATGGAATCTGTTACGATCAATTCCGTTAGTCTTGATTTTTCTATTCTTTCGTAGGCATTACCGGACAAAAGGCCATGGGTTGTAACGGCCCGCACGCTTGCAGCCCCTCTCTCCATCATCAAATCCGCAGCCTTGGTAAGGGTACCTGCGGTATCGACCATATCATCTGCAAGGACCACATTTTTTCCCTGAACGTCACCGATCAGCTCCATGTGGGATATTACATTGGCTTTGGCTCTTTGCTTATAGCAAATAACCACATCGCATTCCAATGCTTTGGAATAGGCATAGGCTCTTTTAGAACCGCCCATGTCCGGAGATGCGAT
It includes:
- a CDS encoding tetratricopeptide repeat protein, which produces MVSFVSGWSQEDFLAKQYLQDGDYEKAVVFYEKLVETNPRRTDYAEGLVACYQQLERYDEAQAFLLKKIEDSYAFPTFYIELGYNFTLKNESDKASTYYDKAINKIEDNPNFGYSVGYRFQKYALLDYAIQAYTKAMELKPDLNYDFQLARIYGEQGNIAKMYQSYLNLIWEGRTSRSNVLRNIDDFISEDPSNENNVLLRKVLLQNAQKTPDILWNELLSWLFVQQKQYNSAFGQEKAIYKRSEGQSINRLENLGDIAVEDKDLETATSIYQYIVDNSENPRTKLNAELNLIDIALENPTKKTLENVEKKFQSLVEEYGNQSTTLQLQIAYANFLTFKKEDPEPAIAMLKQSLEIPMGRMIMAYVKLALGDILVFDQRFNEALILFTQVQKSVKNDVLGQNARFKVAQTSFYKGDFDWALTQLKVLRSSTSQLIANDAMQLSLLISDNSLEDSTQTALKKYARADLLAYQNKNKEAIKVLEDILQNHKGEKIEDEALLKQAKLLVDQKNYEAAKFNYQKIVEFYSDGILADDAHFALGELYDNILNEPEKAKTHYEKIIYNYEDSYYFPQARKNFRRLRGDAIN
- the serS gene encoding serine--tRNA ligase; amino-acid sequence: MLQIQNIRENKESIITALKKRNIDAEPMLSKVLELDEKRRSIQTELDATLAESNKLSKEIGMLFKTGKAQEANVLKEKTAGLKEASKKLGDDLNTAAEELQQQLYLIPNVPHESVPAGNSDEDNEEVFKEGDVPTLSEGALPHWELAKKYNIIDFELGVKITGAGFPVYKGKGARLQRALIAYFLDKNTEAGYTEMQVPLMVNEDSGYGTGQLPDKEGQMYHVQADDLYLIPTAEVPVTNLHRGDILAESDFPIKYTGYTPCFRREAGSYGAHVRGLNRLHQFDKVEIVRMEHPDNSYQALDEMVEHIKNILRELKLPYRILRLCGGDLGFTSALTYDFEVFSTAQDRWLEISSVSNFETFQANRLKLRYKDENGKSQLAHTLNGSSLALPRVLAGILENYQTEDGIKIPEVLVPYCGFDIID
- a CDS encoding HTTM domain-containing protein; this translates as MFDQFLFKKIDNAQLVVFRIFYGLLVSAECYGAIATGWVRRTLVEPRFTFSFIGFEWLQPLPGNGMYIYFAVMGTLGLLIALGYKYRFSALAFAILWSGVYLMQKSSYNNHYYLLMLLAYIMAFLPANRDASLDAKLNPGLRSQTMYNGVRWVIILQLFIVYTYASVAKLYADWLDFSMIDVLMTSKKDYYIIGELLQQKWVHKIIAIFGISFDLLIVPALLWKPTRKIAFLLSIFFHLFNSIVFQIGIFPYLSLAFTVFFFEPQTIRNIFLKTKTFAPEAKIIIPKTKNMILSVLGIYFLVQIALPLRHHFFKDDVLWTEEGHRLSWRMMLRSRGGRITYKVVNPKTKDTIKIDLDKYLTKKQRRRVTCYPDFIWQFAQHLKKEYAKKGESIQVFVDNKARVNQGSYKQFIDPKVDLANVPWKHFAHNDWILPSPKE
- a CDS encoding bifunctional riboflavin kinase/FAD synthetase; the encoded protein is METIHNISDFKNVPHQTVVTIGTFDGVHLGHRKILERLTNNAKNTGLKSTVLTFFPHPRMVLQKDVDIKLLNTLEEKKQILETLGLDYLIIHPFTKQFSRLSAIDFVRDILVNNIKSKRIIIGYDHRFGRNRNANIQDLMAFGSTFDFEVEEIPAQEIDDVSVSSTKIRKALMEGDVETANSYLNYAYMLTGTVKKGKGLGRDFGFPTANLHIAEDYKLIPKNGAYVVKSDLGGNTYFGMMNIGFNPTVDGSRKSIEVNFFEFEGNLYDTKIQVQLLHRIRDEHKFNSIEELKEQLKKDKNHSLDLISK
- a CDS encoding reprolysin-like metallopeptidase, which produces MKAKLHLVFSITIFFSCFCIYGQQSYWKTIPKKASFKSVSRTDISEAKLVLTLDREGFAKQVSPSLNAKSGQQVVYLPNNEGNVMPFKIKETSVLHPDLAKKYPNIKSYTGISLDGRYKVKLSNSHKGVQSMVVDLKNNKTTFVEPVSDQEDTYVLYDKKNGLSSKIGFTCGTEKGIFGMVNKSLGHTEKTIVPLVDGQELRKYRIAVSASGEYTQEMGGTVADALAGINATLTRVNEVFETDLGVTLELIANNDQIIFTNPNTDPYGNSLNSQVQSTITSTIGEENYDVGHLFHQVGEGEDNGNAGFIGAVCVDNRKGSAFSAANVPQGDVFDLDYVAHELGHQFGANHTWSFESEGTGVQAEPGSGTSIMGYAGIVGVNNVAANGDDYFHYNSILQISTYLETTSCAQTTALVNSPPVLTPVGDFTIPKGTAFVLEGEATDPDLGDALTYTWEQINDGLVTVNSFGPTNPNGANFRSMPPTSDPRRFFPRLSEVAQGNLTQTNPTISDTWESVSEIERTLSFAFTVRDNAIGGGQVVSDILDVHVIKAAGPFVVTSQASPQTYTAGSVQEITWDVANTDLAPVNAETVDVFLSLDGGLTYPITLLENTLNDGSEEVLLPGNVSTMARIMIKASDNVFFAVNSSDFTIEESEVVLNFEKLEYEVCQPNDIIIPFVYETYNGFNENSTFSADVPSGLLAGFSPVAATVDDSAVDLTLSNTNGVAPGVYDITVTSTSASVTKSVVLSLKVQDGTFSNVTLLAPANGEVGVSLDAEFSWKDNPLYSSYDLEIATDAGFSDIVESATVPFTKYKTVTNLEAETQYFWRVRPSNGCASGTFGTIFGFTTTQVDCKNREPGDLPISISSGAATTISTSVIFLEDLPISDVNVNLELDHTYLEDLIIKLISPQGTEVTLISNTCGSQNNIDAVFDDDGDPLECSGSPAISGTVSPLGSLASLKGESILGEWTLEISDTASGDGGTLIGFSLDVCIEGAYRPDEDEDGVFDDGDDLCLGTPKGVEVDTNGCAIYRFAADNFEIELQSETCRVNNDGTITVTPFDTSITYTAQLEGGAGAVSVDFTDGQTFNNLSAGEYTLCITGTNGLIDYEEVCYNLVITQPDVLDIDALVDSGMVTVELRGSEFYNVELNGLVTQTENSKIQLPLKDGNNVLRVSSDLPCQGVVEKNLFYSSRSILSPNPVDAATEVYLGGYEGELDIKIFTANGRLVHIERRAVFGENLVLDLSYLAKGMYYLGLEKEGENDMFKFIKR
- the pth gene encoding aminoacyl-tRNA hydrolase, producing the protein MLNFINKLFGPPKKLLQVNDPMKKFLIVGLGNIGPDYDETRHNIGFKILDYLAEQEDFVFENAKLGAVATFKHKGKSVVCLKPSTYMNLSGKAVKYWMDKENIPMENILIVTDDLNLPFGSLRLKSKGSDGGHNGLKDIQNVLQTSGYNRFRFGVGADFSKGKQVDYVLGRWNDEQQKAMPERLKKSIDLIRSFVFAGTKNTMNQFNGK
- a CDS encoding 50S ribosomal protein L25/general stress protein Ctc; its protein translation is MKSITIKGSQRESVGKVSTKALRNAGKVPCVLYGGDKPVHFSADELAFKDLVYTPNAYTAVIELEDGQKFDAVLQDIQFHPVTDKILHVDFYQLFEDKPITMSIPVRLEGNSPGVKNGGRLLFRKRKLSIRALPALLPDFITVDISKLRIGQTIAVETILNDDYTFLHPDSTAIVQVKASRTSVDDSEDEDEEGAEGEAPAEDAPQAEAAE